A single Candidatus Krumholzibacteriia bacterium DNA region contains:
- a CDS encoding ABC transporter permease produces MKTPSDMKDGTSLWRDAWRRLRRNRVAVASGVFLLALGILAFLAPVLPGLQDPALQDLELGATSPSRAHLFGTDVLGRDLLSRVLYGGRISMLVGLVATLVSFAVGVSYGAVSGYFGGRTDQLMMRGVDVLYSLPYMFLVILLMVYFSRSLVMLFVALGLVQWLTMARIVRGQVLSIKQQEYVEAARSMGTGPFTIIFLHVVPNTLGPIIVYATLTVPAVMLQEAFLSFLGLGVQPPQASWGTLVNEGARVLAFFPWLSFFPGLALALTLFSLNFLGDGLRDALDPHLRQD; encoded by the coding sequence ATGAAGACTCCGAGCGACATGAAAGACGGCACGAGCTTGTGGCGCGACGCCTGGAGGCGACTCCGCCGCAATCGCGTGGCGGTGGCGAGCGGCGTCTTCCTGCTCGCCCTCGGGATCCTGGCGTTCCTGGCGCCGGTGCTCCCGGGCCTGCAGGATCCGGCGCTGCAGGACCTGGAGCTCGGCGCCACGTCGCCGAGCCGGGCGCATCTTTTCGGCACCGATGTCCTGGGGCGGGACTTGCTGTCACGCGTCCTCTACGGTGGTCGCATCAGCATGCTCGTGGGTCTGGTGGCGACGCTGGTCAGCTTCGCCGTGGGCGTGAGCTACGGTGCCGTGTCGGGCTACTTCGGCGGCCGCACCGACCAGCTCATGATGCGCGGCGTGGACGTGCTCTATTCGCTGCCCTACATGTTCCTGGTCATCCTCCTCATGGTCTACTTCAGCCGCAGCCTGGTCATGCTCTTCGTGGCGCTGGGTCTCGTGCAGTGGCTGACGATGGCGCGCATCGTGCGCGGCCAGGTGCTCTCCATCAAGCAGCAGGAGTACGTCGAAGCGGCGCGCTCCATGGGTACAGGGCCGTTCACCATCATCTTCCTGCACGTGGTGCCGAACACGCTCGGACCGATCATCGTCTATGCCACGCTCACCGTGCCGGCGGTGATGCTGCAAGAAGCCTTCCTCTCCTTCTTGGGGTTGGGCGTGCAGCCGCCCCAGGCGAGCTGGGGCACGCTGGTGAACGAGGGCGCCAGGGTCCTCGCCTTCTTCCCCTGGTTGTCGTTCTTCCCCGGGCTGGCGCTGGCGCTGACGCTCTTCAGCCTCAACTTCCTCGGGGACGGGTTGCGCGACGCGCTGGATCCGCACCTGCGGCAGGACTGA
- a CDS encoding ABC transporter ATP-binding protein: MSREPLSAGAARSATAVLRVQDLHTVFDTEAGVVRAVDGVSFTLPRGGVLGIVGESGSGKSVANLSILRLVPQPPGRIVSGRIELAGSDLLALPERQMRAIRGKRIAMIFQDPMTSLNPYLTIGRQLTEVLEEHEGLGRRAARGRAVEMLARVGIPEPERRFDGHPHEMSGGMRQRVMIAMALLGRPEVLLADEPTTALDVTVQAQILALVGDLRREYGTAVVLVTHDLGVVAGVADEVAVMYAGRIVEQAPAAALFATPRHPYTLALLRSLPRLSGDRDRLPPIPGRPPDPTALGPGCPFAPRCAHVTEICHVQYPEARQVGPAHQVHCWVDVAPGV; the protein is encoded by the coding sequence ATGAGTCGAGAGCCACTGAGCGCGGGCGCGGCAAGGTCAGCCACGGCAGTGCTCCGCGTGCAGGACTTGCACACGGTGTTCGACACCGAAGCTGGCGTCGTCCGCGCCGTGGACGGCGTCTCCTTCACCCTGCCGCGCGGCGGGGTTCTCGGCATCGTGGGGGAAAGCGGCAGCGGCAAGAGCGTGGCGAATCTGTCCATCCTGCGGCTGGTGCCGCAGCCGCCGGGGCGCATCGTCTCCGGGCGCATCGAGCTCGCCGGCAGCGACCTGCTCGCACTCCCCGAACGGCAGATGCGCGCCATCCGGGGCAAGCGCATCGCCATGATCTTCCAGGACCCGATGACGTCGCTCAACCCGTATCTCACGATCGGCCGACAGCTGACGGAAGTGCTGGAGGAGCACGAGGGCCTCGGCCGGCGCGCCGCCCGCGGCCGCGCCGTGGAGATGCTGGCCCGCGTCGGCATTCCCGAGCCCGAACGCCGCTTCGACGGCCATCCGCACGAGATGAGCGGCGGCATGCGGCAGCGGGTGATGATCGCCATGGCGCTCCTCGGCAGGCCCGAGGTGCTGCTCGCCGACGAACCGACGACCGCCCTCGACGTCACGGTGCAGGCGCAGATCCTGGCACTCGTGGGTGATCTGCGCCGGGAGTACGGCACCGCGGTCGTGCTCGTCACCCACGATCTCGGAGTCGTGGCGGGAGTGGCCGACGAAGTGGCGGTGATGTATGCCGGGCGCATCGTGGAACAGGCGCCAGCGGCGGCGCTCTTCGCCACGCCGCGTCATCCGTACACGCTCGCGCTCCTGCGCTCTTTGCCCAGACTCAGCGGCGACCGTGACCGGCTGCCTCCCATTCCCGGCCGGCCGCCGGACCCGACCGCGCTCGGCCCGGGCTGTCCTTTCGCCCCGCGCTGCGCCCACGTCACCGAAATCTGTCACGTGCAGTACCCAGAAGCGCGGCAGGTGGGGCCGGCACACCAGGTGCATTGCTGGGTCGATGTCGCACCTGGAGTATGA
- a CDS encoding porin family protein, with protein sequence MGTRSAHPWARRGPLLACIAAGLVLLVAGSSASASLPIPVGVRVGATVAWLGYEDLAPNIETGDRYGYFAAGNVDYPFTPMFAVELGLAVADQGGEIKGSGTFFNQQVSGAATFKLTYLYIPLLLKVSAPDLRIKPFVKVGPQFGFLLSSKMEAETSQFGKIETDIDDDTKGSEVALYVSGGVEFPGRYRSFLEIGYSHGFTGIAERPSPVFTDAKNQVLTVTAGFIF encoded by the coding sequence GTGGGAACTCGCTCGGCGCACCCCTGGGCCCGCCGGGGTCCGCTCCTCGCTTGCATCGCCGCTGGGCTCGTGCTGCTGGTGGCCGGTTCGAGCGCGAGCGCGAGCCTCCCCATTCCAGTGGGCGTCCGGGTCGGTGCCACCGTCGCCTGGCTCGGCTACGAGGACCTGGCACCGAACATCGAGACGGGTGACCGTTACGGCTACTTCGCCGCCGGGAACGTGGATTATCCGTTCACCCCCATGTTCGCCGTCGAGCTGGGACTGGCGGTCGCGGACCAGGGTGGGGAGATCAAGGGCTCGGGCACGTTCTTCAACCAGCAGGTCTCGGGTGCAGCGACGTTCAAGCTGACCTACCTGTACATCCCGCTCCTCCTCAAGGTGAGCGCGCCGGATCTCCGCATCAAACCCTTCGTGAAGGTCGGGCCCCAGTTCGGCTTTTTGCTCTCGTCCAAGATGGAGGCGGAGACAAGCCAGTTCGGGAAAATCGAAACCGACATCGACGATGACACGAAGGGGAGCGAGGTCGCCCTCTATGTCTCTGGCGGCGTGGAGTTCCCCGGACGTTATCGCAGCTTTCTCGAGATCGGCTACAGCCACGGCTTCACGGGGATCGCCGAGAGGCCTTCCCCGGTGTTCACGGATGCCAAGAACCAGGTTCTCACCGTCACCGCCGGGTTCATCTTCTAG